TCGAAGCCAATCCAGACTGCCACGGCATATTCCGCAGTAAATCCAACAAACCAAACATCGCGATGATCGTTGCTCGTTCCAGTCTTTCCGGCGCACGGGCCTTTGAAACCGGCTTTACGAACGGTGTATCCGGTGCCGCCGTCAACCACGCCCCGCATCATATCTCGCATCATGTACACGTCGCCGGAATTCACCAACCGTTCGGGATTCGCTTTGAATTGATACACCGGTTTCCCATCCTGATCGAAGATGGTTCGGAAGCCAGTCACTTCACGTCGTTCACCCAATCGTCGGATTGATGCATAGGCGCCTGCCATTTCGAGCGGAGACACTGCCGTAGCTCCCAATGCTAACGAGTATGTATTAAAGAGCGTAGAGGTGATTCCCAGCTTTTTCGCATTCGCTACCACCGAATCCGGTGTAGTCTGCATGATCAGCGAAACCGACACCGTATTCAACGATAACTGGAGCGCTTTCTTTAATACCAATTCGCCGTGATATTTATCGTCGAAGTTTTTCGGTTCCCAGACTGTATCGTCTACCGCAACCTGTAATGGCGCGTCGACAACGATATCGTCCGGTTTCAAACCCAATTGCGTTATCGCTGTGAAGTACACGAACGGCTTGAAACTTGAACCCGGCGGTCGATTGTTTGAGATCGCTCGATTGAATTGACTCTCCTGATAATCGCGTCCGCCCGACATCGCCAAAATTTCGTTGGTTTTCGCATCAAGCACGACAATCGCACCTTGCAACGGTTCGCCGCTCGCTGAATCCTTCGTTGCTTTCAATTCCCCTTGATACTTCTCCAAATAGCGCCGCAGAATTTGCTGGACTTCCGATTGCAACCGGTAATCCAATGTCGTATTCACTTGAATGCCGCCTGCATACAACAAATCAAGCGACAACATCCCTTCCAACCGATCCATCAAATAATCCTGGAAATAGGCGACTCCGGTTGCTGCTGGGTAGCTCGCCTTCAATCGGATCGAATCGGAAAGCGCTTGTTGCGCTTCTGCTTCACTTACCATGCCGGTCGCAACCATTTCACTTAGAATGTATGTCATGCGTTGCCGCGCCCGTTCGGGATACCGAAATGGATTTAGTCGCGAAGGCGCAT
The sequence above is a segment of the bacterium genome. Coding sequences within it:
- a CDS encoding PBP1A family penicillin-binding protein, with product MWVSLRSALLVFVTLVVIASTVGILWLTSALPRLPDDLNQLTSVQPTEFYDRTGRRLSSLDGRIPVALHEMSPYFRKAVLAAEDKNFYLHAGVDKIAVLRAGINMTVLKKRMQGGSTISQQLIKNLFFTFERTWDRKIKEMFLALQLEQMFPKDKIFEGYCNSVYFGLGAYGVEAAAQSYFSKRASELSLAEAAMLAGLPNAPSRLNPFRYPERARQRMTYILSEMVATGMVSEAEAQQALSDSIRLKASYPAATGVAYFQDYLMDRLEGMLSLDLLYAGGIQVNTTLDYRLQSEVQQILRRYLEKYQGELKATKDSASGEPLQGAIVVLDAKTNEILAMSGGRDYQESQFNRAISNNRPPGSSFKPFVYFTAITQLGLKPDDIVVDAPLQVAVDDTVWEPKNFDDKYHGELVLKKALQLSLNTVSVSLIMQTTPDSVVANAKKLGITSTLFNTYSLALGATAVSPLEMAGAYASIRRLGERREVTGFRTIFDQDGKPVYQFKANPERLVNSGDVYMMRDMMRGVVDGGTGYTVRKAGFKGPCAGKTGTSNDHRDVWFVGFTAEYAVAVWIGFDDNRQLIGKNRKGWTGGDICGPVFADVLKAAYQDRTPGQFDDVSGFSLRKVHGGGGESDSITVVVPETPVPVMQP